The nucleotide window tagcatttacaccaTATCAGCTATTATAGGAAATttagaggtgatttaaagtatgcgagaggatgtgcataggttatatataaatactgtgccattttatataagggacttgagcatcctcagaaTTTAGTATCTGAAGGGGGCTCCTGGAACCTGCAGATACCAAAGGACAACTACACATTTAAAGATTCAGAATCATTGCCAAAGGTAGAGAAGGGGAACAGAAGGAGACTaggttatgaggattaaagagaaaaaatttttttaaaaatatgaaaaaagggGATTTACATGGACTCATGATAAATATGTGGCCCAAACAGAAGATAGTCATTAAGTCAACTCTGAACCCaagttttgaaaaaggaaaaaaatgggccAAATCACATTCCAGCCATCTtaacccccccccaccccgcccacacacacacaaaattacagTGGATACAATGAAGACACAGTAAAATCAGATGATCACTTGGTGTGATGCTTAATTTTAGGAGTTAACTTGAGTGGGCTAAGCGATGCCCgtatagctggtaaaacattgtgggtgtgtctgtgtttttGGAAGAAATTAGCGTTTGATTTCATAGACTAAGGAAGATCACCCTCACCGATGCAGGTGGGcgtcatccaatccactgagggcctggatagaacaaaaaggcaaaggaagggcaaatttgctctctgcttgagctgggacaccATCTTTTCCTGTCCTTGGATGTTGGGgctcctggttcttgggcctttggaCTCGGACTAGGAGTTCTACCATTGGCTCTCCCGGGTCCTCAGGCCTTTTGGTTTGGACTGGACGTGCACCACTTGGTTTCCTGGACCTCCAGCTCGTAGACAGCCAACTGTGGGACTTCTCAtcctccataattgtgtgagccaatccCTTGTAATGAATCTccttctatatatctatatacgaTCTATTGGTTCTatctctggaaaaccctgactTGTATACTTGGCTGACATGAAATTAATAATAGTAGATTGAGTAGAAGTTCAATATATAGAAAAGTTAactttaagaaggaaagaaaaccactGATTTCCTCTGGTGGCAAAAATATATactctccactctttttttttttttgacataaagGTTTTTAATCCAGTTTAAACAAAAAAGTACTTAAAGCAAACTGCCCTTCAAATATGAGGTTAATTTAGGGTTTTTCTATGATTATAACGAATTAGGTATAATTGAATCTCAGAATtgttaactaaaaaaaaacaatgtacaagtTTTTCTGTTAAAATTTAAAGTCTTGATTGTAACTGTCCTCTTTATCCCTCACATCGAAGTACCCAGTGCCGTCCAGGATGTAGCGAATCTCGTCATCCAGGTGTAAATACTCCTCATAAAACATCTTAATCTTTTCTTCGTAATTTGGTAGTTTGTCTTTGCATATGGTTATTATGTCCATCCAGGAGTAGTTTCTCTCTTTTCGGATCTTTTCTAATTCTGGATCATTCTCATATTTGTCAGCATCCAGCTTCCAGTAAAGGACCCCAAGCCCGCGCAGCTGCTCCAGGGCGACCGGGCTCCCGGGCTCCCCGCGGTGGGGCCGCTGCAGGTCGTCGCCTGACTTCTCCGTGTACCAGGCCTGCACCATGGCCGGGCCCAGGGGCACCGCTGCCTGACCCCGGACCTGCTCCGGCCGGTCTGCTCACCACTCTTAAAAGTCAACACCTTCTCACAATATGTGGTCCTTCTcctttagaatcacctggaaacgcacttttattttatttttttttctgccttgggtcttcgttgctgtgtgcagtctctctctagttgcggcgagcgggggctactcttcgttgctgtgcgtgggcttctaattgcggtggcttctcttgttgcggagcaccggctctaggcgcacgggcctcagtagttgtggctggcgggctctcgagtgcaggctcagtagttgtggtgcagggcttagttgctccattgcacgtgggatct belongs to Orcinus orca chromosome 10, mOrcOrc1.1, whole genome shotgun sequence and includes:
- the LOC101276365 gene encoding acireductone dioxygenase-like translates to MVQAWYTEKSGDDLQRPHRGEPGSPVALEQLRGLGVLYWKLDADKYENDPELEKIRKERNYSWMDIITICKDKLPNYEEKIKMFYEEYLHLDDEIRYILDGTGYFDVRDKEDSYNQDFKF